A single Natrinema sp. HArc-T2 DNA region contains:
- a CDS encoding inositol monophosphatase produces the protein MSNADAGSRAAVAVRAAGEGAAVAVDSFRTDIPVEQKGEKTDVVTQADHDAQETVIETIREMFPDDPIVGEEADALKQVPETGPAWIVDPIDGTNNYVGGIRAFGTAVAAVVDGEPVGAAFDCPALADRYRVGPEGAYRNDEPLSVSDCADPEAATVCPTFWWDFDQREQYAMATRALVERFGDMRRFGCAQLELAMVASGALEGTMTNLRANPWDTVAGVQLIREAGGVVTDLEGKRWRHDSDGLVASNGAIHDELLAAAREVEA, from the coding sequence ATGAGCAACGCCGATGCTGGCAGTCGTGCAGCCGTCGCCGTCCGTGCAGCCGGCGAGGGTGCTGCGGTCGCGGTCGACTCGTTTCGGACGGATATCCCAGTCGAGCAGAAAGGCGAAAAAACCGATGTCGTCACGCAGGCCGACCACGACGCACAGGAGACCGTCATCGAAACCATCCGAGAGATGTTTCCGGACGATCCGATCGTCGGCGAGGAGGCCGACGCCTTGAAACAGGTCCCTGAAACGGGGCCCGCGTGGATCGTCGATCCCATCGACGGGACCAACAACTACGTCGGCGGAATCCGTGCGTTCGGGACTGCTGTGGCAGCCGTCGTCGACGGCGAACCCGTCGGTGCCGCGTTCGACTGTCCCGCCCTCGCGGACCGCTACCGCGTCGGCCCAGAGGGGGCATATCGCAATGACGAACCGCTGTCGGTCAGCGACTGCGCCGATCCCGAAGCGGCCACCGTCTGCCCGACGTTCTGGTGGGACTTCGATCAGCGCGAACAGTATGCCATGGCTACTCGCGCGCTCGTCGAACGCTTCGGCGACATGCGACGCTTCGGCTGTGCCCAACTCGAGCTCGCGATGGTCGCCTCTGGCGCACTCGAGGGGACGATGACCAACCTGCGGGCGAACCCGTGGGACACCGTCGCTGGCGTCCAGCTCATTCGTGAGGCCGGCGGCGTCGTCACCGATCTCGAGGGTAAGCGCTGGCGACACGACAGCGACGGACTGGTCGCATCAAACGGCGCGATTCACG